One window from the genome of Sebastes umbrosus isolate fSebUmb1 chromosome 12, fSebUmb1.pri, whole genome shotgun sequence encodes:
- the LOC119498177 gene encoding kidney mitochondrial carrier protein 1 yields MSNVNWKPFVFGGLASVTAECGTFPIDLAKTRLQVQGQVGDIKYSEIRYRGMLHAIVRIVREEGLRALYSGLAPAMLRQASYGTIKIGTYQSLKRLMVERPEDETLLINVMCGVLSGVVSSSIANPTDVLKIRMQAQGRVIQGSMMGNFINIYQQEGTRGLWKGVSLTAQRAAIVVGVELPVYDITKKHLILSGHMGDNVYTHFVSSFACGLAGALASNPVDVVRTRMMNQRGTALYQGTVDCILQTWRSEGFMALYKGFFPNWLRLGPWNIIFFLTYEQLKKLNV; encoded by the exons ATGTCTAACGTCAACTGGAAGCCGTTTGTTTTCGGCGGTTTGGCTTCCGTGACGGCGGAATGCG GGACTTTCCCAATCGACCTGGCCAAGACGAGACTTCAAGTACAAGGCCAAGTAGGCGACATCAAGTACAGCGAGATCCGGTACCGAGGCATGCTCCATGCTATAGTGAGGATAGTACGAGAGGAGGGGCTCCGGGCTCTGTACTCAGG ATTAGCTCCTGCTATGCTGCGCCAGGCCTCCTATGGGACCATCAAAATTGGCACATACCAGAGCTTAAAGCGACTGATGGTTGAAAGACCAGAGG ATGAGACACTGCTGATTAATGTGATGTGTGGCGTTCTCTCCGGAGTCGTCTCGTCCTCCATCGCTAACCCCACCGATGTGCTGAAG ATCCGCATGCAGGCTCAGGGAAGAGTGATCCAGGGCAGTATGATGGGCAACTTCATCAACATCTACCAGCAGGAGGGAACAAGAGGACTGTGGAAG GGTGTTTCTCTAACGGCTCAGCGGGCGGCCATCGTGGTCGGGGTCGAGCTACCGGTCTATGACATCACCAAGAAGCATCTGATCCTGTCGGGTCACATGGGGGACAACGTGTACACACACTTTGT GTCCAGCTTTGCGTGTGGTTTGGCGGGGGCTTTGGCCTCCAACCCGGTGGACGTAGTCCGGACACGCATGATGAACCAGAGAGGAACAGCTCTGTACCAGGGAACAGTGGACTGTATACTGCAG acGTGGCGCTCTGAGGGCTTCATGGCCCTCTACAAGGGTTTCTTTCCCAACTGGCTCCGCCTGGGACCGTGGAACATCATC TTCTTCCTCACGTACGAACAGCTGAAGAAGCTCAACGTGTGA